The following are encoded together in the Anopheles nili chromosome 3, idAnoNiliSN_F5_01, whole genome shotgun sequence genome:
- the LOC128726327 gene encoding CCAAT/enhancer-binding protein gamma: MPPKRKSVTDEEDDEYRRKRDRNNQAVKRSRVKSKIKTEETQQRVNDLRLKNQLLEDKIDNQKKELKFLKELFLTQAQAKADKLVGVNINDLLQDNDDDDDDDDDNDSEDNKQRVKDRSKGEGSKSKSRR, encoded by the exons atgccaccaaaaagGAAGTCTGTAACCGATGAGGAAGATGATGAATATCGTCGGAAGCGCGATCGCAATAACCAG GCTGTAAAGCGCAGTCGAGTTAagtcgaaaataaaaacagaagaaacTCAGCAGCGTGTAAACGATCTGCGATTGAAGAACCAGTTGCTGGAGGACAAAATCGACAACCAGAAGAAGGAGCTTAAATTCCTGAAGGAACTATTTCTCACTCAAGCGCAAGCGAAGGCCGACAAACTAGTTGGCGTCAATATTAACGATCTACTTCaagataatgatgatgatgacgacgatgatgacgataatgatAGCGAGGATAACAAACAACGAGTCAAAGATCGCTCTAAGGGAGAAGGAAGCAAGAGCAAGTCCCGAAGGTAG
- the LOC128726518 gene encoding iodotyrosine deiodinase gives MASYLEDLVDSLISSSALVAYWNYIFPVLVGLYLAISLYDKHRYGRNKKLRITEAASGQKDGKLDGIEYVGELEHADYDPMPALEEKPHIPYAGATVTLAKDPLEAADRFYAIANDRRSVRKFSSRPVEAAIVERCIQAAGTAPSGAHTEPWTFCLVSDATIKENIREIIEAEEFVNYTQRMAKQWVTDLRPIRTNHVKEYLTEAPYLILVFKQTYGYKSAPGGDDAGGAAKKQHYYNEISTSIATGMLLCALQSAGLSSLVTTPLNCGPALRLLLERPPNEKLLVLLPVGYPADDCTVPDLHRKPLNDILVRY, from the exons ATGGCTTCATATTTGGAGGATCTCGTGGATTCGCTCATCAGCAGCTCGGCACTGGTTGCCTATTGGAATTACATCttcccggtgctggtgggctTGTATCTAGCCATCTCGTTGTATGACAAGCACCGGTACGGACGGAATAAGAAGCTACGTATTACCGAGGCAGCGAGTGGGCAGAAGGATGGGAAGCTGGACGGTATCGAGTACGTTGGAG AGCTGGAACACGCTGATTACGATCCGATGCCGGCTTTGGAGGAAAAGCCTCACATTCCGTACGCCGGTGCTACCGTCACACTGGCGAAGGATCCTCTGGAAGCGGCTGACCGGTTTTATGCGATCGCGAATGATCGACGAAGTGTGCGCAAGTTTAGCTCCCGGCCAGTAGAGGCGGCCATTGTCGAGCGGTGTATCCAGGCAGCGGGAACGGCACCGAGCGGGGCCCACACGGAACCGTGGACGTTTTGTCTCGTGTCAGATGCGACCATCAAAGAGAACATCCGGGAAATCATCGAAGCGGAAGAGTTCGTCAACTACACGCAACGGATGGCGAAACAGTGGGTGACCGATTTGCGGCCGATTCGGACGAACCACGTCAAGGAGTATCTGACCGAGGCGCCCTACCTGATACTGGTGTTCAAGCAGACGTATGGCTACAAATCCGCTCCGGGAGGGGATGATGCTGGCGGTGCTGCGAAAAAGCAGCATTATTACAACGAAATCTCGACCTCGATTGCGACCGGAATGCTGCTGTGTGCATTGCAAAGTGCTGGGTTGAGTTCGCTCGTGACGACACCGCTGAACTGTGGACCTGCCCTTCGATTGCTGCTGGAACGGCCTCCGAACGAGAAGCTGCTTGTGCTGTTGCCGGTGGGCTATCCGGCGGACGACTGCACGGTGCCAGATCTGCACCGGAAACCGCTGAACGACATTCTGGTACGGTACTAA